Proteins encoded together in one Lathyrus oleraceus cultivar Zhongwan6 chromosome 5, CAAS_Psat_ZW6_1.0, whole genome shotgun sequence window:
- the LOC127078936 gene encoding uncharacterized protein LOC127078936, protein MEVEQQTLKATSGKKYQKQSWSEAKKRSDGVQKLETSTSERQKSAKKGNEKYDKSKVRCYCCKKFRHFAVDYWWYIDTGCSKHLTGNKKWLVDFDSRKRIKIICADDKYLNDEGMGNVRVVLNNGKRTLIQNMWYVLGMKSNLMIVCQLVEKGFSVTMKDNILNLYDCNQKLIMKSEQGRNRIFNVNVKTANSECLSTTSVIKESEI, encoded by the exons ATGGAGGTAGAGCAGCAGactctgaaagcaacttctggTAAGAAATATCAGAAGCAGTCTTGGTCAGAAGCCAAGAAGAGATCTGATGGTGTTCAGAAGTTAGAAACCTCAACTTCTGAAAGGCAGAAGAGTGCTAAGAAGGGGAATGAGAAGTATGACAAGAGCAAGGTTCGGTgctactgttgtaagaagtttaGACACTTTGCTGTTGATT ACTGGTGGTATATAGACACTGGATGCTCAAAGCATCTtactggaaataagaaatggttggttgattttgactctagaaagaggATAAAGATTATATGTGCTGATGATAAATACCTCAATGAtgaaggtatgggaaatgtcagagtaGTTCTGAATAATGGTAAAAGAACATTGATTCAGAATATGTGGTATGTTCTTGGCATGAAAAGCAATCTGATGATTGTATGTCAATTAGTTGAGAAAGGattttcagttaccatgaaggacaataTTTTGAACCTATATGACTGTAATCAGAAGCTGATTATGaagtcagaacagggaaggaatagaatATTCAACGTGAATGTTAAAACTGCAAACTCTGAATGCCTTAGTACAACAAGTGTTATAAAGGAAAGTGAGATATGA